CCCCAGGACTGCCGCGTCGACCAGGTGCGGCCCCACTTTGAATTCAGGTTGAAGCGTCGCCGTTGAAGGCGGGGCTTTGGCTCGGTAGTTGCCCGGTGGTGGGTGGGCTGGCCCGGAACTTTCGGCGGCAGGGATGCCGCCGAAAAGCGTACACGGACGTATTCACAGCGTGTTCCGGGCCAGCCCACCCACCACCGGGCAACGGCCGACTGGCAACCACCCGCCTTCAGCGACGACCGATGGACTGGTCGCCGATGACCGCGCCGAGGCGCAGGAACAGCAGGCCGCTGCGGTCTTCGTTCCAGCCGTAACCCATGTAGATGGGCCCCAGTGGCGAGTTGTAGGCGAAGTAGAGGCTGCCGTTCCAGATGCCATCGCTGAACAGGTCCTTGTGGTCATCGGCCGCGTTGCCGTACTCGATGGTGCCGCCAACGTAGCCCGGCATGATGCCGCCCTGGCGAACCTGGTAGCGATAACCGCCCAGGACCATGCCGAAGTTTTCACCGTTGATTTCCGCGGGTTCGAACCCGGACATGTTCAGGAAGCCACCGCCGGTGAACAGGGCGTAGAGCGGGGCGTTGTTGTCCAACGTGATGTTGTAGCGCCAGCCGCCCATGATGTTGTGGCGTCCCCAGCTCTTGGCCAGCAGGCCATTGAAGCGGATCTGTTCGAACTCGTCATCGGCGCCCAGCGACTCGTCGGAGCGGACGTATTCCAGGCCGCCCAGGGCGCCATTGGACGGCAGGAACAGGTCATCGAGCCGGTCGAGCGTTACGCCGACGGCCCATTCGCCGCCGTCAAAATCGGAGGGCTCGAACGGCACGCCAATCTGCGGCTTCACCTCGCCGACATAGCGCGCCAGGCTGCCATACAGGGACAGCGACCGGCCGATATTTCGGCCCATGGTCACCTCGACCCAGCTCTCTTCGATCTCGGCGTCGGCCAGTGGCACACCGGTATCGTCAAAAATCAGCAGGCTGCGCCTGGAATAGGCCAATTCCGGATTGGCGTACCAGCGCAGGCCATCGTCCATGTACTTGTAGATATCGCCCAGCAGGCCGATGTCTTCGCCCAGTTGCACCACGGCGCGAGCCTCTGAGCCACGCTCGTCCAGGTCGGTGACCAGGTAGCCGGCCTGGATGTTGATGGTGGAACCACGGCGGTTGCCGGAGATCGTCAGGCCGGTTTCCAGGAAGTCCGTGCCACGCTGGTCCTGCACCACGCTGACGCGGATGCCGGTCTGGCCGTTCTCTTCGAGCAGGTGATAGGTTGCCAGGCGGATAAAACCCAGGCCGTAGATGTTCTGCATGTCACCTTCGATCTGCTCGACGTCCAGCGGTTCGCCGACCGGGACGTGGATCATGTTGCGAAGCACGTCATCGGAGAATCTCGACTGGTTGTCCAGCTGGACAAAATGCACCACCGGCTCCCCGGTTTCGCAGGCCTGGATGCCCCGCCGCCACTCGGCCCACGCTTCATTGCCCATGGACAGCCGCGACAGTGCATCGCCTTGCTGTTCCGCGCCGGCATAGCCCACCGGGATCGCGTCGTCGTACGCGTCGAAGTCGCTGGACGAGATATCGAACCCCAACTCGGGCCGGACCAGGATGTCACCATCGCCCAGTGAATCCACCTGCTGCTCGGTATTGCGGATCACCAGCAGCGCGGTCATCTGTTCCACCACGGAAATGACATTGCCGATGCGGTCCTCGGGCATCAGCGGGGTGCCGACATCGACGGCGATGACCACGTCGGCACCCATTTGCCGCACCACGTCGATGGGCAGGTTGCGGGTCAGTCCACCATCGACCAGCAGGTGCCCATCCAGCCTGACCGGGTCGAATACCCCGGGAACCGCCATGCTGGCGCGCATGGCCGCCGAAATGGACCCCTGCGACAGCACTACGTGCTGGCCGACAGCGATATCGGTGGCCACGGCACGATAGGGGATGGGCAGGTGATCGAAATCGTTCACCTGCACCCGCCGGCCGATGGTGTCTTCAAACAGCAGCAGGATGTTCTGCCCTGCGACGACGCCGCCCGGCAGGAAACTGCTGTCCTTGCCAACGCCGAACTTGGGTCCGAACAGGCCCAGCTCATCGTCACTCTTGCGGCGCAGGGGCTCGTTCTGCCGGGCGGCGTCGCCGGAAAAGACGCTGTTCCAGTCGGTCTCGCTGATCAGGGCTTCGATCTCGCCCGCACTCATGCCACTGGCCAGGAAGCCGCCGACGATGGCGCCCATGCTGGTGCCGGCGATGTAGTCGATGGGCACACGCATCTCTTCCAGGTACTTGAGCACGCCGACGTGTGCGTAGCCCCGCGCGCCACCACCACCCAGTACCAGGCCGACGCGCGGCCGGTTGTCGTTGCCGGATTCGTGGCAGGTCTGTGCAACAGACGTCGATGTAATCGTCAGTCCGAACAGCGCAGTGGCCGCCAAAACGCAGTTCCAAAAAGCGGTCGGCCAGCGCATCATTCCAACGGGTTTACGCATGCTAGACTCCACGATGACTCATTCCCCGGTTCGCCATGATCATTACGGCAGACATCGCCATGTACCCGCTCGATGAGGGGTATTCGGCCCCCATCATAACGTTCATCCATACGCTCCGTCGCCAGCCCGGCGTCGAGGTGGTTACGCACCAGATGAGCACACAGGTGCGCGGTGAATACGACGCCGTCACCCAGGCGATCAACCAGTGCATGAAGCCGCATATGCAAGGCCCCGCGACCGTGGTTTTCGTGGTCCGGTACCTGAACGCGGACCTGGATATCAGCATGCGCCCGGACATTGGCTGACATGCTGGACGCCCTGGCCGCGATGTGGCCCTGGGAGGCCCTGGCAGTCGCGTTTTCACTGGCGTACCTGGTGCTGGCCATTCGCCAGAACGCGTGGTGCTGGCCGGCAGCCATTATCGGCGCAGCGATTTATGTCGCGTTGATGGCCACCGCGGGCCTGTACATGCAATCGGTGCTGCAGCTGTTCTATATCGGCATGGCGGTGTATGGCTGGCGAAACTGGCGGCGCGGTGGCGATGGCGGCGAACTTCGGGTCGTATCATGGCGTGCCGGGGATCACTTGCGGCCACTGGCGCTGATCTTGCTGGCGGGTGGACTGGTGGGTTGGGGGCTGGCCAACTGGACCCAGGCCACCTGGCCGTTCACCGATGCGATGCTGGCCTGCGGCGCCATCGTCACCACCTGGATGGTCGCGCGCAAGGTGCTGCAGAACTGGCATTACTGGTTTGTCATCGACGCCGTCAGTGCCTGGCTCTACGCACAGCAGGGCCTGTGGCTGACCTGCGGCCTGTTCCTCGTCTACCTGGTCCTGGTGGTCCTGGGTTACCGCGACTGGAAGGCGAGTTGGCAGGCCGGTGACTGATGACGGGCCAGGGGTGACAGAAGCCCCGTTTACTGCCTTGCGCCAGGCGCGGTTGCTGCGACGCCTGTCGGCCGGCCCGGTGACGGACAGCTGGCTCTACGAAGCGCCGGAAGGCCGCCTGGTGCTGCGTCGTGACCGGCCCCTGGCCGCAAGACTTGGGCTGGACAGAAAAAATGAGTGGAAGCTGTTGGGCGCGATGGCGACGGCAGGCCTGGGCCCCATGCCGGTGGCCGTCGACACGGACCGTGGACTGCTGCTGACACGGCATATTGATCGCCCGGTATGGGCCGCGAAAGGGCTGGAGAACCCCGAATACCTGCATGCCCTGGGCCGTTTGCTACGCCGCGTGCACGAGGCGCCGCCGGTGGGCAAGGCGTTCGAACCGGCCGGCATCGCAGTGCATTACGCCGCACAACTGCCGGCCGGCATTGGGAATTCACTGGCGGACGAAGCCGCTACATTGGCGTCTGCACTTTACCCGGCGGGTGACGTGACCTGCCCATGCCATCACGATGCCCATGCCGGGAACCTGGTCGGGCACGCGCCGGCGCGGCTGATCGACTGGGAGTACGCCGCGATGGGGCAGCCGTGGATGGATTTCGCCGTTGTGGCACGGTTCCATCAGTTCGACTCGGCACAGTTGGCCGGCATCGCGGAGGGGTGGTGCGACGACCGTGGCGTCCATGGTGTTGAAACGGGTCGCTGGGCCGGTTATGACGTGGCCGACGTGGCCTCCCGGGTCCAGCCATACTTCCGCCTTTACGACATCCTGGCCACGCTGTGGGAGCAGGTCGTCAACGGGACCTGAACCATCATCACCGAATTCCGCACTTGGTGAGTCCATGGGGATTGGGTATCCTGTGAGGCCAATTGACGCTATCCGGAATGCCTCGATGAAACGCCTGACAACCCTCGTACTGATGTCTTTTGCCCTGTTCCTGGGTGCCTGTGCCTCCGGCCCCGAGATTCACAGCGATTACGATCGCTCGGTCGATTTCACCGAGTACAAGACGTTCAATTTCTTTAACCCTATGGGTATTGAGAATCCCAATTACTCGAGCATCGCCGGCAGCGTATTTCGTGACGCGATCACCGATGAGCTGACCAGGCGCGGTTACACGCTGGCGGACAACCCCGACCTGATGATCAACGTTTCCGCCACCTTGCAGGACAAGACCAAGGTCACCACTTACAACGACCCGATGTACCCGGGTTACTACGGCTACCGCCGCGGCTTCTACGACCCCTGGTACGGCTATGGCTATGGCACCGAGACCCATGTCAGCCAGTACACCGAGGGTACGGTCAACATCGACATGGTTGATGCCGCACGCAAGCGCATGGTCTGGGAAGGCGTGGGAATCGGTCGTGTCAGCGGCAAGAAGACCAACGAGGAACTGCGCACTGCCATCCGCGCCGGTGTGGCCGAACTGTTCGCCGAGTTCCCGTTTACGGTCAGCAACTAGACTCAAGTCGAATTAGAACGTTGAAAACGGCGGGCCATGTGCCCGCCGTTTTTTTATTCGGTGGATTCGTCTTCGCCGGGCAGGCTGGCCAGCAACTGGTTGGCGGCCTCATCGGCCGGGTTCAGCGCCAGGATCGCCGTTGCCCAGCGCCTTGCCGCGGCGACATCGCCGCTGTCTCGTTCGAAGGTGGCCAGCGCCCACATCAACTCGCGGTTGTTGGGGTGTTGTGCCTGCGCGGTTTCGAGGGCTTCGATGGCCGCCGCGCCCTGTCCGGTGGAATTCAGTGCGACACCGTAGACATAGGCGTAGCGTGGATTGTCCGGCGCCAGTTCGGCGGACCGTTCCAGCTCTGGCAGGGCTGCTGCGGTGTCCCCCGCCCGGACCATGGCCAGCCCCAGTGCGTGGTGCAGGCTGGCGTCGTCGGGCGCGGCGCCCAGGCCCGTCTCCAGCACGGCGCGGGACTCGCGCTCCATGCCTTGCGACCGGTACAGGTCGGCCAGGTTGGCGTAAGCCGGGCTGAACGCAGGGTCCAGTTTGAGCGCCTGCCGGTAGGCCTTTTCAGCCGCCGTGCCGTCACCGCGAGCCGCGTAAAGATTGCCCATATTCATATGCGCCTCGGGGCGGTCGGCGTTGTAAGCCTGCGTTGCGGCATAGTCACGCAGCGCCAGGTCGAGCGCGCCACGCTCATTCACGTCCAGCAGGTTTCTGGGCGTACCCGCCAGTGAGCGGCCGGCCTCGGCGCGCACGGCCAGGACCGGATCCCGCAGCAGGTGCCCCGCGAACTCGTAGCGGTTGGCCGGTGGGACGGCATCGAGTGTTCTTACCGCCGCCATGCGTACAAGGGGTGACGGGTCACGCAGGGCCAGTTGCACCTGCTGGAACGACATCGGCCCCAGGTGCCCCTGCAGTTCCAGCACCGCGGTCGCGCGGGCGATGTCGGGCGTGGTGTCATCATTGATCACGCGCATCAGCGACACCTCGGCCTGGAGCAGGCCTTCACGTGACTGGTGAAAGGCGCGGGTCCAGTCCTGGAACGGTTCGCCGGCGTCGGGAAACATTGTCCCGAAGGCGTCTGCGGCCCACTGGGTATCGCGGTCGGCATGGCAACTGCTGCAGGCGTCAGGCGTGCCGAGCGCCAGCGCGATGTCGGGGCGCGGCACGCGCAGGCTGTGGTCCCGACGCGGGTCGACCACCATGTACGTGGTCTCGGGCATGTGGCAGGCCAGGCAGTCGGCCCCGGCGGAATCGGCCGGGTGGCCGTGATGATCCGGTGTGGCAAACGTTGCCGGCATATGACACTGCGCGCACACGGCCTGCTGTGGCGCGCGCAATTCCAGCGTGTGCGGGTTGTGGCAGTCGCTGCAGGTGACGCCCGCCGCGTACATCTTGCTTTGCAGGAACGAGCCCCAGACATAGACCTCGTCCATGATCTGGCCGTCGTCGTGGTAGAGGTCGCCGGTCAGGAGCGCGGGCATGTGGTGGTCCATGAATGCCGCCCGGGTCTGCGCGCCGCCGGCGATGGTGCCGCGGCGGGAGTGACAGGTGGCGCAGACCTGGATTTCCGTGTCCGTGGTCTTCGGTGAGCTGCGCCGCGCAATGCCCGTGTCGGTGTCGATGGGCCAGGTCACGCCGTCACGCTCGTCGAGAAGGATGGCCAGCCCCCGGCTTACATCCTGGCCTTTCAGTTCATCTGTCTTTCCGGCCCAGCTGACATGTGCCTCGCCCGGCCCATGGCAGGCCTCGCAGCCGACGTTGATATCGGTCCATGTGGTGGCGTAACGGTCGTTGACCGCGTCATAGCCCTTGACCAGGTCGGTGGAGTGGCAGTCGGCGCACATGTAGTTCCAGTTCTGCTGCCGGCCGGTCCAGTGCAACGGGTCGTCATGTGGAATGGCCTCATCGGGATAGAGGTGAAACCAGCGCTGCCCCCCGGTGGATTCCGCGCGGGCGTCCCAGGCCAGCCCCAGGGCCTGGACACGGCCGTCAGGGAACTCGACCAGGTACTGCTGCAACGGGTCGACGCCGAAGGTGTAGCTGATTTTGAAGTCTGCGAGCTGGCCGTCGGGGCCCTCGGTATTAACAAAAAAATCTCCGTCGCGGCGGAAAAACCGCGAGGTCACGCCCTGGACGGTAACGACGGCATCGTTGAAATCGCCAAGCACGCTTTCATCTGAAGCATGCTGCATGGCCAGGTCATGGTGCGAGCCTGTCCACGCCGCGTGCTCTTCGGCATGGCAGTCCGCGCAGGCGGCCGTGCCGACAAAGCCCTCGCTGGCCATCGCGAAGGGTGCAAAGGCCACCAGGAGCGTGGATACCAACATGAGCAGCAACATGGGCAGCATCAAGTTTGGGGGTCGGCGGCCCATCAGGCGGACTTTGTGAACGGGTTCCATAGCGGGGGCAGTATAGGCGACGACCTCAAGGGGGCAATACCAATTTGGCGTTCGGGATGTCGTTGCCGGCAAGGTAGCGGTATCATACCCGGTTTGATTCAGCGGCCGATGGTAAGCACATTGAAACCGAGGCCGTTCACAATAAACCCTGGACCCAGGCTCGAACTTCCGGAATCCGTTACCCATGAGTAATCGCCAGACCAAGATCATCGCCACGCTCGGCCCCGCCACAGACGACCCCGCGGTTCTCGCGCAGGTGATCGCCGCCGGTGCCGACGTCTTCCGCCTGAACATGTCCCACGGCGGACCGGAAGAGCAGGCCGCGCGCGCGCGGCTGGTGCGCGAAACCGCCAGCAACACCGGCAAGGAAGTGGCACTGCTGGTCGACCTGCAGGGTCCGAAGATTCGCGTCGAGAAGTTTGCCAACGGCGGCGTCGAACTCGAGCCGGGCCAGCCCTTCACGCTGGATGCCAGCGCCGAACCTGCGCCGGGTGATGACCGTCGCGTGGGCGTGACCTACAAGGGTCTGCCCGGTGACGTGAAGCCGGGCGACACGCTGCTGCTGGACGACGGCCTGATCGCCATGCAGGTGGTCGAGGTCGAGGGCGACCAGATTCACTGTGAAACGGAAGTCGGAGGATATCTTTCCAGCCGCAAGGGCCTGAACCTGAAGGGCGGCGGCCTGTCGATCCCCGGCATCGCCGATCACGACCGCGCCGACATCAAGCGCGCCGCCGAGATGGACGCCGATTACCTGGCCGTGTCATTCCCGCGCAACGCCGACGACATGATCCAGGCGAAGAAGCTGCTGCGCGAAGCCGGCAGCCACGCCCGCGTCGTGGCCAAGATCGAGCGCGCCGAGGCCATCGAGAACCTGGAAGAGATCATCGACGCCAGCGACGTGGTCATGATCGCGCGCGGTGACCTGGGCGTTGAGATCGGCGACGCCGAGCTGCCCGGCCTGCAGAAACGCATCATCCGCGCCGCGCTGGACCAGAACCGCGTGGTGATCACCGCCACCCAGATGATGCAGTCCATGGTCGAGAACCCGGTGCCCACGCGCGCCGAGGTGCTGGACGTGGCCAACGCCGTCATCGACGGCACCGACGCCGTGATGCTGTCGGCCGAAACGGCCGTCGGCCGCCACCCGGTCAAGGTCATCGAGGCCATGAACCGCGTCTGCGTGGGCGCCGAAGCCCATGTCGAGAGCCTGCATTCCGAGCGCGGCATGAACGTGCGCTTCAACCGCATCGACCAGGCCATCGCCTCGGCGGCCATGTACATGGCCACGCACGTGAAGGTCGACGCCATCATCGCGCTGACCGAATCCGGCTCCACCGCCCAGTGGCTGTCGCGTGTGCGTACCCCGGTCCCGATCTTCGCGCTGTCCGCGCTGGCCGCCAGCCGTCGCCGCATGGCCATGTACCGTGACGTCTATCCCATCGCCCACGTGCCGCAGGGCAAGGGCATGGACAAGGTGCTGGCCAACGTCGTCGCGCTGCTGCTCGACCAGGGCCGCGTGAAAGTGGGCGACCGCGTCATCCTCACCATGGGCGACCGCCTGGGCAATGAGGGCGGCACCAACAGCCTGCGCCTGGTCCAGGTGGCCAGCGACGGCTTCGTCGACAGCCAGACCAAGCTGGACCTGCACTGAGATTGCGGCAAACAGCCTGATTTCATGGAACCGATTGCATTGCATTGGCAATCGCCATGAATAGTTTTGTTGCGCGTCACGCTTTAGAATGCGGGGTTCCCATCGAATAACGACAGGAGAGGCTCAATGAGCAGTATGGACCTGGTGAAAACCGCCGCGGCCATGGTGGCCGAAGGCAAGGGCATTCTCGCCATCGACGAGAGCACGGGCACCTGCCAGAAGCGTTTCGATTCCATTGGTGTGGAGTGCACCGAGGAAAACCGCCGCGCCTATCGCGACATGCTGCTGACCACGCCGGGGCTGGGTGATCATATTTCCGGTGCCATCCTGTTTGATGAAACGCTGCGCCAGGCCACGGCCGACGGCACGCCGTTCACGAAAGTCATGACCGACGCCGGCATCCTGCCCGGCATCAAGGTCGACAAGGGCGCGCACCCGCTGGCGGGCGCCGCCCCCGGCGAGAAGGTCACCGAGGGCCTGGACGGCCTGCGTGCCCGCCTGGAAGAGTATGCGGAACTGGGCGCCAAGTTCGCCAAGTGGCGCGCGGTGATCACCATCGGCGAGAACATGCCCACGCCGGGCTGCATCGACGCCAACGCCCATGCCCTGGCCCGCTACGCGGCGCTGTGCCAGGAAGTCGGCCTGGTGCCGATGGTCGAGCCCGAAGTCATCATGGACGGCGAGCACGACCTCGACGAATGTTACGAAGTAACCGAGGCCACGCTGCGCTCGCTGTTCAGCGAGCTGTACGAGCAGAATGTGCTGCTGGAAGGCACCATCCTGAAGGCCAGCATGGTGATTTCCGGCACCAAGGCGTCAAATCGCGCCGGTGTCGACGAAGTCGCCCGTGCCACGCTGCAGTGCCTGCTGAACGCCGTGCCCGCGGCCGTGGCGGGCGTCGTGTTCCTGTCTGGTGGCCAGTCGGATGAAGAAGCCACCGCCCACCTGGACGCCATGAACAAGCTGGGTGAATTCCCGTGGCCGCTGACGTTTTCCTACGGTCGCGCGCTGCAGGCGCCGGCGCTGGCCACCTGGGGTGAGAACCCGGCGGCCAACGTGGCCGCCGCCCAGGCCAAGCTGGCGCACCGCGCGCGCATGAACGGCCTGGCCGCGAAAGGCGAGTACGACGCCGGCCTTGAAGCCGCCTGACGTTCGCCAACACGACTGAGTCCCAGGCCCGGGCAGCCCCCGGGCCTTTTTATCCCCGAACTGGACGCCGTGCCATGAAGGACAAACTCAAGGAAGCCGCGCTGGAGTATCACCGCTCTCCGCGGCCCGGCAAGATCAAGATCACGCCCACCAAGGCGCTGACGACGTCGCGCGACCTGGCGCTGGCGTATTCGCCGGGCGTGGCCGCGGCCAGCGAGCTGATTGCCGAGGACCCCGCCGAGGCCGGCAACATGACAGCACGCTCCAACCTGGTCGGCGTGGTCACCAACGGCACGGCCGTGCTGGGTCTGGGCGATATCGGCCCGCTGGCGGCCAAGCCGGTCATGGAAGGCAAGGGCGTGCTGTTCAAGAAGTTCGCCGACATCGACGTCTTCGACATCGAGATCGACGAGCGCGACCCGAAAAAGCTGATCGACATCGTTGCTTCGCTGGGCCCCACCTTCGGCGGCATCAACCTGGAAGACATCAAGGCGCCGGAGTGCTTCGAGGTGGAAGCGGCGCTGCGCGAGCGCATGAACATCCCGGTGTTCCACGACGACCAGCATGGCACGGCCATCATCGTGGCCGCCGCGGTCACCAATGCACTGGAACTGGTTGAAAAGGACATCGGTGAAGTCAAGCTGGCCGCCAGCGGCGCTGGCGCGGCCGGCATGGCCTGCCTGGACTTGCTGGTCAAGCTGGGCATGAAGCGCGAGAACATCACCGTCAGTGACAAGGCCGGCGTGGTTTACGAGGGTCGGGTCGAGGACATGGACCCGCGCAAGGCGCAGTACGCCACGCCCACTGAAAAGCGCACTCTGGCCGAGATCTTGGAGGGCGTCGACATCTTCCTGGGCGTGTCCGCCGGCGGCATCGTCACCGGCGAGATGATCGCCTCGATGGCCGAGCGCCCGATCGTGTTGGCGCTGGCCAACCCGGTGCCCGAGATCATGCCGGACGAAGTGCTGGCGGTGCGTCCCGACGCCATCATCGCCACCGGCCGCTCGGACTTCCCGAACCAGGTCAACAACGTGCTGTGTTTCCCGTTCATATTCCGCGGCGCGCTGGATGTCGGCGCAACCGGCATTAACGATGAAATGCAGATGGCCTGCGTGAATGCGTTGGCGGAGCTGACCCGCAAGGAAGTCAGCCCGGTGAGCGCGGCCGCTTACGGCGAGGAAAACCTGAAGTTCGGTCCGCAGTACCTGATTCCGAAGCCGTTCGACCCGCGCCTGCTGGTGCAGCTGGCGCCCGCCGTGGCCCGTGCGGCCATCGAAAGCGGCGTGGCCACGCGGCCCATCGAGAACATGGAGGCCTACCGCGAGAAACTCGAGCAGTTCCTGTGGCGGACCGGCATCCTGATGAAGCCGATCTACGATGCCGCGCGCCGCGACATCAAGCGCATTGCGTTTGCCGAGGGCGAGGAAGAGGTCATCCTGCGCGCGGTGCAGATTATCCTGGATGACTGCGTGGCGAAGCCGGTGCTGATCGGCCGTCCGTCGGTCATCGCCCAGCGTGTCGAAAAGCTCGGGTTGCGCTTCGACCCGGAAAGTGACGTCGAGATCGTCAACCCGGAATACGACCCGCGCTTCCGCGAATACTGGACGCTGTATCACTCGCTGATGGAGCGCAAGGGTGTGTCGCCGGTACTGGCGAAAGCTATCGTGCGCACGCGCAACAGCGTGATCGCGGCGCTCAGCGTCAAGCGCGGCGACGCCGACGGCCTGATCTGCGGCATCGTCGGCCGCTACCAGGACAAGGTCGAGCGCATCCGCGATGTCATCGGCGTGCAGAACGGCGGCGATATCATGGCTGCGCTCAGCGTGCTGGGTACCGAGGAAGGCACCTATTTTGTCTGCGATACGCAGGTCAACGCCGACCCCAGTGCTGAAGAGATCGTGGAGATCACGCTGATGGCCGCCGAGAAGGTGCGCCATTTCGGCCTGGTGCCGCGCGTGGCGCTGTTGTCGCACTCCAGCTTCGGCAGTCACGACGACGTGCAGGCGCAGAAGATGCGTCGCGCGCTGGACCTGCTGCTCGAGCGCGCGCCCGACCTGGAAGTGGACGGCGAGATGCCGGCCGACATGGCCATCGACGTCGAATACCGCCGCCGGGTGTTCCCGAATTCGCGCCTGAAGGCGCCCGCCAACCTGCTGGTGATGCCGACGCTGGGCGCCGCGCATATCGCCTACAACCTGGCGCGCGTCGTTGGCAACGCCGTCGCCGTCGGCCCCATACTGTTGGGTACGGCGCAACCGGCACATATACTGACACCCTCGGCGACCGTTCGCCGGGTGGTCAACATGACAGCACTGGCCGCGGTGGAGGCCCAGTTGCTGGAATCCAAGCAACAGGAAAAAGATAGATGACTGGTAATTCAGTGCGGGCCGGCGCGTCCGCCCAGAACGATTTGGACCCGAAGGAAACTGCGGAATGGCTGGAAAGCCTGCAGGCGGTCATCGAGCAGGACGGCCCCGAGCGGGCGCACTTCCTGCTCGAACACCTGGTGGACTTCACCCGGCGCTCCGGTGGTCACTTGCCGTACGACGCCACCACGGCGTACATCAACACCATCCCGCCGCACCTGGAGCCGGAAGTACCCGGCGACCGCGAGCTGGAGTACCGGATCCGTTCGATCATCCGCTGGAACGCGATGGCCACGGTGCTGCGCGCCGGCAAGCGCGGCGGCGAACTGGGCGGCCATATCGCCAGCTTCGCCTCGGCCGCGACGCTGTACGACGTCGGCTTCAACCACTTCTGGCGCGGTAACGACCACGCCGACGGCGGTGACCTGCTCTACATCCAGGGCCATTCATCGCCGGGCATTTACGCCCGCGCCTTCCTGGAAGGCCGCCTGAGCGAAGACAAGATGGACCGCTTCCGCCAGGAAGTCGACGGTGACGGCCTGAGTTCCTACCCGCACCCCTGGCTGATGCCGGACTTCTGGCAGCTGCCGACGGTATCCATGGGCCTGGGGCCGATCATGGCCATCTACCAGGCGCGCTTCCTGAAATACCTGACCAACCGCGGCATCACCGACGCGGCCAACCGCAAGGTCTGGTGCTTCCTGGGCGACGGCGAGACCGACGAGCCGGAAAGCCTGGGCGCGATCTCGCTGGCCGGCCGCGAAGGCCTGGACAACCTGATCTTCGTGATCAACTGCAACCTGCAGCGCCTGGACGGCCCCGTGCGCGGCAACGGCAAGATCATCCAGGAACTGGAAGGCGTGTTCCGCGGCGCCGGCTGGAACGTCATCAAGGTCATCTGGGGCTCCTACTGGGATCCGCTGCTGGCGAAAGACAAGGACGGCCTGCTGCGCAAGCGCATGGAAGAAGCCGTCGACGGCGAGTACCA
This genomic stretch from Marinihelvus fidelis harbors:
- the pyk gene encoding pyruvate kinase, with protein sequence MSNRQTKIIATLGPATDDPAVLAQVIAAGADVFRLNMSHGGPEEQAARARLVRETASNTGKEVALLVDLQGPKIRVEKFANGGVELEPGQPFTLDASAEPAPGDDRRVGVTYKGLPGDVKPGDTLLLDDGLIAMQVVEVEGDQIHCETEVGGYLSSRKGLNLKGGGLSIPGIADHDRADIKRAAEMDADYLAVSFPRNADDMIQAKKLLREAGSHARVVAKIERAEAIENLEEIIDASDVVMIARGDLGVEIGDAELPGLQKRIIRAALDQNRVVITATQMMQSMVENPVPTRAEVLDVANAVIDGTDAVMLSAETAVGRHPVKVIEAMNRVCVGAEAHVESLHSERGMNVRFNRIDQAIASAAMYMATHVKVDAIIALTESGSTAQWLSRVRTPVPIFALSALAASRRRMAMYRDVYPIAHVPQGKGMDKVLANVVALLLDQGRVKVGDRVILTMGDRLGNEGGTNSLRLVQVASDGFVDSQTKLDLH
- a CDS encoding class I fructose-bisphosphate aldolase, giving the protein MSSMDLVKTAAAMVAEGKGILAIDESTGTCQKRFDSIGVECTEENRRAYRDMLLTTPGLGDHISGAILFDETLRQATADGTPFTKVMTDAGILPGIKVDKGAHPLAGAAPGEKVTEGLDGLRARLEEYAELGAKFAKWRAVITIGENMPTPGCIDANAHALARYAALCQEVGLVPMVEPEVIMDGEHDLDECYEVTEATLRSLFSELYEQNVLLEGTILKASMVISGTKASNRAGVDEVARATLQCLLNAVPAAVAGVVFLSGGQSDEEATAHLDAMNKLGEFPWPLTFSYGRALQAPALATWGENPAANVAAAQAKLAHRARMNGLAAKGEYDAGLEAA
- a CDS encoding NADP-dependent malic enzyme, which produces MKDKLKEAALEYHRSPRPGKIKITPTKALTTSRDLALAYSPGVAAASELIAEDPAEAGNMTARSNLVGVVTNGTAVLGLGDIGPLAAKPVMEGKGVLFKKFADIDVFDIEIDERDPKKLIDIVASLGPTFGGINLEDIKAPECFEVEAALRERMNIPVFHDDQHGTAIIVAAAVTNALELVEKDIGEVKLAASGAGAAGMACLDLLVKLGMKRENITVSDKAGVVYEGRVEDMDPRKAQYATPTEKRTLAEILEGVDIFLGVSAGGIVTGEMIASMAERPIVLALANPVPEIMPDEVLAVRPDAIIATGRSDFPNQVNNVLCFPFIFRGALDVGATGINDEMQMACVNALAELTRKEVSPVSAAAYGEENLKFGPQYLIPKPFDPRLLVQLAPAVARAAIESGVATRPIENMEAYREKLEQFLWRTGILMKPIYDAARRDIKRIAFAEGEEEVILRAVQIILDDCVAKPVLIGRPSVIAQRVEKLGLRFDPESDVEIVNPEYDPRFREYWTLYHSLMERKGVSPVLAKAIVRTRNSVIAALSVKRGDADGLICGIVGRYQDKVERIRDVIGVQNGGDIMAALSVLGTEEGTYFVCDTQVNADPSAEEIVEITLMAAEKVRHFGLVPRVALLSHSSFGSHDDVQAQKMRRALDLLLERAPDLEVDGEMPADMAIDVEYRRRVFPNSRLKAPANLLVMPTLGAAHIAYNLARVVGNAVAVGPILLGTAQPAHILTPSATVRRVVNMTALAAVEAQLLESKQQEKDR